Proteins from one Strix uralensis isolate ZFMK-TIS-50842 chromosome 14, bStrUra1, whole genome shotgun sequence genomic window:
- the LOC141949918 gene encoding protocadherin alpha-3-like: MGVCGGPAVRVLVLAAAWALGGGQVRYSVPEEAKAGTVVGRLAQDLGLEAGEAEARRLRLVAQGRRASVEVSGASGALVVSSRLDREELCGKSAPCALRLEVLVERPLRVFHVELEVTDINDNAPLFPVNQEAFNIAELSLPGSRFPLEGASDADIGTNAQLSYTLNPSEHFSLDHHGNNDQSASLALVLTKPLDRETVPVHRLVVTASDGGRPSLTGTMELVVSVLDANDNAPQFNQSMYKVKVLEGSEVGSLLITLSATDLDEEINSDIIYLFSRRAAAQVKEMFTIDEKNGEIRLRGELDYEETDIYEITVEARDKGTPPLSGHCKVVVEVLDVNDNAPEVWVTSLSVPVAEDAPVGTVVALLSVSDRDSGANGRVRCAVWPAAPFGLVATFAGSYSLVLREALDRERVSEYEVEVRAEDGGAPPLRARRGVRVPVSDVNDNAPAFAQAVYTVLARENNAAGAELARLWARDPDEAGNGRVSYSVWEGGGGGAAAGGGWRAASSYVSVDAESGRLWALQPLDYEEVQVLQFEVRAVDAGEPPLCGNATVQLFVVDENDNAPALLPAAGGGPGPGAAGSAASGPGSGAWWAWAAWGAPAGQVVAKIRAVDADSGYNAWLRYELWEPRGKGPFRVGLYSGEVSTARALEEADGPRQRLVIVVRDHGEPARSATATLSVSLVEGAEAALAAAGSSSSSSSGSGLRAAEGGPAAAAAAAAATNVWLVVAICAVSSLFLLAVVLYGASRWAPRAAVLSGPGPATLVCASEVGSWSYSQRQSRSLCVADGAGKSDLMVFSPNFPPPPGPAAKETQPEPPALLDTVSGPPSFPPSLPPSLPASLRPSVACRPFPRRPLPAAALLARPVGRRWWEPGSSRGACGRWVRGGG, translated from the coding sequence atgggcGTGTGCGGGGGCCCCGCGGTGCGGGTGCTGGTGCTGGCGGCGGCctgggcgctgggcggcgggCAGGTGCGCTACTCGGTGCCGGAGGAAGCCAAGGCCGGGACGGTGGTGGGCCGGCTGGCGCAGGACCTGGGCCTGGAGGCGGGCGAGGCGGAGGCGCGGCGGCTGCGGCTGGTGGCGCAGGGCCGGCGGGCGAGCGTGGAGGTGAGCGGGGCGAGCGGGGCGCTGGTGGTGAGCTCGCGGCTGGACCGGGAGGAGCTGTGCGGGAAGAGCGCGCCGTGCGCCCTGcgcctggaggtgctggtggagcgGCCGCTGCGCGTCTTCCACGTGGAGCTGGAGGTCACCGACATCAACGACAACGCCCCGCTCTTCCCCGTTAACCAAGAAGCCTTTAACATCGCGGAACTGTCGCTACCGGGCTCTCGGTTCCCGCTGGAGGGCGCGTCGGATGCGGATATCGGGACGAACGCGCAGCTCTCCTACACCCTCAACCCCAGCGAGCACTTCAGTCTCGATCATCACGGGAATAATGACCAGAGCGCGTCTTTGGCTCTTGTTTTAACGAAACCGCTGGACCGCGAGACGGTGCCCGTGCACCGGCTGGTGGTGACGGCGAGTGACGGGGGCCGGCCGTCACTGACGGGGACGATGGAGCTGGTGGTGTCGGTGCTGGACGCCAACGACAACGCGCCCCAGTTCAACCAGTCGATGTATAAAGTGAAAGTCTTGGAGGGTTCAGAGGTCGGGAGTCTGTTAATCACGCTTAGTGCCACGGATTTGGACGAAGAAATCAATAGTgacattatatatttatttagtaGGCGTGCCGCTGCTCAAGTAAAAGAGATGTTCACTATTGACGAAAAAAACGGTGAAATCAGACTTCGAGGGGAATTAGACTACGAAGAAACGGATATTTACGAGATCACGGTAGAAGCGAGAGACAAGGGGACGCCGCCGCTGTCGGGTCACTgcaaggtggtggtggaggtgctggacgtgaacgacaacgcgcccgagGTGTGGGTGACGTCGCTGTCGGTGCCGGTGGCGGAGGACGCGCCGGTGGGGACGGTGGTGGCGCTGCTGAGCGTGTCGGACCGGGACTCGGGGGCGAACGGGCGGGTGCGCTGCGCGGTGTGGCCGGCGGCGCCGTTCGGGCTGGTGGCGACGTTCGCGGGCTCGTACTCGCTGGTGCTGCGGGAGGCGCTGGACCGGGAGCGGGTGTCGGAGTACGAGGTGGAGGTGCGGGCGGAGGAcggcggggcgccgccgctgcGCGCCAGGCGCGGGGTGCGGGTGCCGGTGtcggacgtgaacgacaacgcgccggcgTTCGCGCAGGCCGTGTACACGGTGCTGGCGCGGGAGAACaacgcggcgggcgcggagctggCGCGGCTGTGGGCGCGGGACCCGGACGAGGCGGGCAACGGGCGCGTGAGCTACTCGGTgtgggagggcggcggcgggggcgcggcggcgggcggcgggtggCGGGCGGCGTCGAGCTACGTGTCGGTGGACGCGGAGAGCGGGCGGCTGTGGGCGCTGCAGCCGCTGGACTACGAGGAGGTGCAGGTGCTGCAGTTCGAGGTGCGGGCGGTGGACGCGGGGGAGCCGCCGCTGTGCGGCAACGCCACGGTGCAGCTCTTCGTGGTGGAcgagaacgacaacgcgccggcgctgctgccggcagccggcggcgggccggggcccggggccgcgggctCGGCGGCGtcggggccgggctcgggggcGTGGTGGGCGTGGGCGGCGTGGGGGGCGCCGGCGGGGCAGGTGGTGGCGAAGATCCGCGCGGTGGACGCGGACTCGGGCTACAACGCGTGGCTGCGCTACGAGCTGTGGGAGCCGCGGGGGAAGGGCCCGTTCCGCGTGGGGCTGTACAGCGGCGAGGTGAGCACGGCGCGGGCGCTGGAGGAGGCGGACGGCCCGCGGCAGAGGCTGGTGATCGTGGTGCGGGACCACGGGGAGCCGGCGCGctcggccacggccacgctgagCGTGTCGCTGGTGGAGGGCGCCGaggcggcgctggcggccgcgGGCTCGTCCTCGTCGTCCTCGTCGGGgtcggggctgcgggcggcggagggcggcccggcggcggcggcggcggcggcggcggcgacgaacgtgtggctggtggtggccatcTGCGCGGTGTCgagcctgttcctgctggccgTGGTGCTGTACGGGGCGTCGCGGTGGGCGCCGCGGGCGGCCGTGCTGTCGGGGCCCGGGCCGGCGACGCTGGTGTGCGCCAGCGAAGTGGGGAGCTGGTCGTACTCGCAGCGGCAGAGCCGGAGCCTGTGCGTGGCGGACGGCGCGGGCAAGAGCGACCTGATGGTTTTCAGCCCCAacttcccgccgccgcccggccccgcggcgaaGGAGACGCAGCCGGAGCCGCCCGCTCTGCTGGACACGGTCAGtggccctccctccttccctccctctctccctccctctctccctgcctctctccgTCCGTCTGTCGCCTGCCGGCCCTTCCCCCGACGCCCCTTGCCCGCTGCCGCCCTTCTGGCGCGTCCCGTGGGCAGGCGCTGGTGGGAGCCGGGCTCATCCCGCGGGGCCTGCGGGCGGTGGGTGCGTGGCGGGGGCTGA